From Streptomyces qinzhouensis, one genomic window encodes:
- a CDS encoding PTS glucose/sucrose transporter subunit IIB, with protein sequence MGRGSAERPAEGAGEHQGEHMATKAEKIVAALGGVENIEEVEGCITRLRTEVIDADKVDEAALKAAGAHGVVKMGTAIQVVIGTDADPIAAEIEDMM encoded by the coding sequence GTGGGCCGAGGCAGCGCCGAGCGCCCCGCCGAGGGTGCCGGGGAACATCAGGGAGAACACATGGCCACCAAGGCTGAGAAGATCGTCGCCGCGCTCGGCGGGGTCGAGAACATCGAAGAGGTCGAGGGCTGCATCACCCGGCTGCGGACCGAGGTCATCGACGCCGACAAGGTGGACGAGGCCGCTCTGAAGGCCGCCGGTGCCCATGGAGTCGTCAAGATGGGCACCGCGATCCAGGTCGTCATCGGCACGGACGCCGACCCGATCGCCGCGGAGATCGAAGACATGATGTGA
- a CDS encoding PTS transporter subunit EIIC gives MASESTAVRGRFSWGGLFQGLQKMGRSLQLPIAVLPAAGIINRLGQPDVFGTDGLGWTDVAKVMAGAGGALLDPELGLPLLFCVGVAIGMAKKADGSTALAAVAGFLVYRGVLRQFPIDCTPGSTAVAAGCRHTDNTFTLFEYQNPGVFGGIVMGLLAAYFWQRFHRTRLVDWLGFFNGRRLVPIIMAFVAIAFAALCLWIWPPIGTGLENFSDWLVGLGSWGAGIFGIANRALLVIGLHQFLNVPIWFQLGSYTKPDGTVVHGDITMFLSGDPAAGQFTSGFFPIMMFALPAAALAMTHTAFPHRRKEVGGLMLSVALTSLVTGITEPIEYSFLFVAPVLYAIHAVLTGVSMAVTWAFGVHDGFSFSAGLIDYVINWSLATKPWLIIPIGLCFAVVYYVIFRFAITKFNLPTPGREPEDVGEQQEKDNVK, from the coding sequence ATGGCGTCCGAGAGTACGGCAGTACGGGGACGATTCTCATGGGGCGGCCTCTTCCAGGGGCTCCAGAAGATGGGCCGGAGCCTTCAGCTGCCCATCGCCGTACTGCCCGCCGCGGGCATCATCAACCGGCTGGGGCAGCCGGATGTCTTCGGCACCGACGGACTGGGCTGGACCGATGTCGCCAAGGTGATGGCGGGGGCGGGCGGGGCGCTGCTCGATCCCGAACTGGGGCTGCCGCTGCTCTTCTGTGTGGGCGTGGCCATCGGCATGGCGAAGAAGGCGGACGGTTCGACCGCGCTCGCCGCCGTCGCGGGTTTCCTGGTCTACCGGGGCGTGCTGCGCCAGTTCCCGATCGACTGCACGCCCGGATCCACGGCGGTGGCGGCGGGCTGCCGGCATACGGACAACACCTTCACCCTCTTCGAGTACCAGAATCCGGGGGTCTTCGGCGGCATCGTGATGGGCCTGCTGGCCGCGTACTTCTGGCAGCGGTTCCACCGCACCAGGCTGGTGGACTGGCTGGGCTTCTTCAACGGGCGGCGGCTGGTGCCGATCATCATGGCGTTCGTGGCGATCGCCTTCGCCGCGCTCTGTCTGTGGATCTGGCCGCCGATCGGTACGGGTCTGGAGAACTTCAGCGACTGGCTGGTCGGCCTCGGCTCCTGGGGTGCGGGCATCTTCGGTATCGCGAACCGGGCGCTGCTGGTGATCGGGCTGCATCAGTTCCTGAATGTGCCGATCTGGTTCCAGCTCGGGAGCTACACCAAGCCGGACGGGACCGTGGTGCACGGCGACATCACGATGTTCCTGTCGGGCGACCCGGCCGCGGGCCAGTTCACCAGCGGCTTCTTCCCGATCATGATGTTCGCGCTGCCGGCCGCGGCGCTGGCGATGACGCATACCGCCTTCCCGCACCGCCGCAAGGAGGTCGGCGGGCTAATGCTCTCGGTGGCGCTGACGTCCCTGGTCACCGGGATCACCGAGCCCATCGAGTACTCGTTCCTCTTCGTGGCGCCGGTGCTGTACGCCATCCATGCCGTACTCACCGGTGTCTCGATGGCGGTGACCTGGGCCTTCGGCGTCCATGACGGATTCAGCTTCTCGGCCGGTCTGATCGACTACGTGATCAACTGGAGTCTGGCGACCAAGCCATGGCTGATCATCCCGATCGGGCTCTGTTTCGCGGTGGTGTACTACGTGATCTTCCGGTTCGCGATCACCAAATTCAATCTGCCGACGCCGGGGCGGGAGCCGGAGGACGTGGGCGAGCAGCAGGAGAAGGACAACGTGAAGTAG
- a CDS encoding PTS transporter subunit EIIC, whose translation MSTASAAPAAQKKRGAGAMAVMQRIGRSLMLPVAVLPAAALLVRFGQPDMLGRESFPELIQKIAGYMSAGGNALLDNMPLLFAVGIAIGFAKKSDGSTALAAVTGYLVFKNVLAQFTDEKLPQVAKVVDGKIVMTDAAVDAKVLGGVVMGLVVALLYQRFHRTKLPDWAGFFSGRRLVPILSAFAGLLIAILFGLIWPVLGAGLHNFGEWLVGSGAAGAGIFGVANRALIPVGMHHLLNSFPWFQAGEYDGKSGDIARFLAGDPEAGQFMTGFFPIMMFALPAACLAIVHCARPERRKVVGGMMFSLALTSFVTGVTEPIEFTFMFIAPVLYAVHAVLTGVSMALTWALGMRDGFGFSAGAIDFLLNLGIASNPWGLALVGLCFAVVYYAVFRFAITKFNLPTPGRESDEELAELQKAESK comes from the coding sequence ATGTCCACGGCGAGTGCCGCCCCCGCGGCTCAGAAGAAGAGAGGCGCGGGCGCGATGGCTGTAATGCAGCGCATCGGCCGCAGCCTGATGCTGCCGGTCGCGGTGCTGCCCGCGGCCGCGCTCCTGGTCCGTTTCGGCCAGCCCGACATGCTGGGCCGCGAATCGTTCCCGGAGCTCATACAGAAGATCGCCGGGTATATGTCGGCGGGCGGAAACGCCCTCCTCGACAATATGCCGCTGCTCTTCGCCGTCGGCATCGCGATCGGCTTCGCGAAGAAGTCGGACGGTTCCACCGCGCTCGCCGCCGTCACCGGCTATCTGGTCTTCAAGAACGTCCTGGCGCAGTTCACCGACGAGAAGCTGCCGCAGGTCGCCAAGGTCGTCGACGGCAAGATCGTCATGACGGACGCGGCGGTGGACGCGAAGGTCCTCGGCGGTGTGGTGATGGGCCTGGTCGTCGCCCTGCTCTACCAGCGGTTCCACCGGACCAAGCTGCCGGACTGGGCGGGCTTCTTCAGCGGCCGCCGGCTGGTGCCGATCCTCTCCGCCTTCGCGGGTCTGCTCATCGCGATCCTCTTCGGGCTGATCTGGCCGGTCCTCGGCGCCGGTCTGCACAACTTCGGTGAGTGGCTGGTCGGCTCCGGCGCGGCGGGCGCGGGCATCTTCGGTGTCGCCAACCGGGCGCTCATCCCCGTCGGCATGCACCACCTGCTGAACTCCTTCCCGTGGTTCCAGGCCGGTGAGTACGACGGCAAGAGCGGCGATATCGCGCGCTTCCTGGCCGGCGACCCGGAGGCCGGACAGTTCATGACCGGCTTCTTCCCGATCATGATGTTCGCGCTGCCCGCGGCCTGTCTGGCGATCGTCCACTGTGCCCGCCCGGAGCGCCGCAAGGTGGTCGGCGGCATGATGTTCTCGCTGGCGCTGACGTCCTTCGTCACCGGTGTCACCGAGCCCATCGAGTTCACCTTCATGTTCATCGCCCCGGTGCTGTACGCGGTCCACGCGGTGCTCACCGGTGTCTCCATGGCCCTGACCTGGGCACTCGGCATGCGGGATGGCTTCGGCTTCTCGGCCGGCGCGATCGACTTCCTGCTGAATCTGGGGATCGCGTCCAACCCCTGGGGGCTGGCGCTAGTGGGTCTCTGCTTCGCGGTGGTCTACTACGCGGTCTTCCGCTTCGCGATCACCAAGTTCAATCTGCCGACGCCGGGCCGCGAGTCCGACGAGGAGCTGGCGGAGCTCCAGAAGGCGGAGTCCAAGTAG
- a CDS encoding MBL fold metallo-hydrolase — translation MKLTVVGCSGSFPSVDSACSSYLVEADGFRLLLDMGNGALGELQRHIGLYDLDAIFLSHLHADHCIDMCGYFVARYYRHDGGRCPAIPVYGPEGTEARLTTAYADTPTPSAMSEVFDFHTLKSGSFDIGPFSVRAERVAHPIEAYGIRLEHGGRTLAYSGDTGTCEPLYELAAGADLFLCEASFTYGKEDVPDLHLNGREAGELARRADVGRLLLTHIPPWTDAERNLADARAAFPGGRTELAAAGRSYTV, via the coding sequence ATGAAGCTCACCGTCGTCGGCTGCTCGGGGTCGTTTCCGTCCGTGGATTCGGCCTGCTCGAGCTACCTCGTCGAGGCCGACGGCTTCCGGCTGCTCCTCGACATGGGCAACGGCGCCCTCGGCGAGTTGCAGCGCCATATCGGTCTCTACGACCTCGATGCGATCTTCCTCAGCCATCTCCACGCCGACCACTGCATAGACATGTGCGGGTACTTCGTCGCCCGCTACTACCGCCATGACGGCGGCCGCTGCCCGGCGATCCCGGTCTACGGCCCCGAGGGCACGGAAGCCCGGCTGACCACGGCGTACGCGGACACGCCGACCCCCTCCGCGATGAGCGAGGTCTTCGACTTCCACACCCTGAAGTCCGGCAGCTTCGACATCGGGCCCTTCTCGGTCCGCGCCGAACGTGTCGCGCACCCCATCGAGGCGTACGGCATCCGGCTGGAGCACGGTGGCCGGACGCTGGCGTACTCCGGTGACACGGGCACCTGCGAGCCGCTGTACGAGCTGGCGGCCGGTGCCGACCTCTTTCTGTGCGAGGCGTCCTTCACATACGGCAAGGAGGACGTCCCGGACCTCCACCTCAACGGCCGCGAGGCCGGGGAGCTGGCCCGCCGCGCTGACGTGGGCAGACTGCTGCTGACCCATATCCCGCCGTGGACCGACGCCGAGCGGAATCTCGCGGATGCCCGCGCCGCTTTCCCGGGCGGGCGTACGGAGCTGGCCGCGGCGGGCCGCTCGTACACCGTCTGA
- a CDS encoding type II toxin-antitoxin system PemK/MazF family toxin, producing MNTSWWPYLAGAVVLLALLVAVVDARGRSGRKAPPSRRPPERRPPSRPPILRARRLRPGDIWWAEVPYEDGPGSKDRPCLVLSVSSTTARVAKITSRRNDTRPGVIPLPPGTVGDTHDRPSFLETDELRDVHVTAFRRRVGTLPPELWGRVRHLAG from the coding sequence GTGAACACGTCGTGGTGGCCGTATCTGGCGGGAGCCGTGGTCCTGCTCGCCCTGCTCGTGGCGGTGGTCGACGCGCGGGGCCGGAGCGGCCGTAAGGCTCCGCCCTCCCGGCGCCCCCCGGAACGCCGCCCGCCGTCCCGCCCACCGATCCTGCGGGCCCGCCGCCTGCGCCCCGGCGACATCTGGTGGGCGGAGGTCCCCTACGAGGACGGCCCGGGTTCGAAGGACCGCCCCTGTCTGGTCCTGTCGGTCTCGTCCACGACCGCCCGCGTCGCCAAGATCACCAGCCGCCGCAACGACACCCGCCCGGGCGTGATCCCCCTCCCCCCGGGCACGGTGGGCGACACCCACGACCGCCCGAGCTTCCTGGAGACGGACGAACTCCGCGACGTCCATGTGACGGCGTTCCGCCGAAGGGTGGGGACACTGCCGCCGGAGCTGTGGGGGCGGGTCCGCCACCTGGCCGGCTGA
- a CDS encoding class I SAM-dependent methyltransferase, with protein MSLETYWNRYAENPITIEESMGNGFGWTQYPGHGPGEELLGQPTRVLELGCGTGDSLAHLTRKGIEGVGVDLSSRQVEYAKERWGHQPGTRFVCADALEFLTDAPDEFDAVYSNWGALWFSDPRAWAPAVRARLTDRGLLVFSCAPPVEGCYGAQGMYGNGFRGEVTPVLRWAYPPETWQEILHEVGFAEVYAKIFEAPDPRNLGTLIVQAHVM; from the coding sequence ATGAGTCTGGAGACCTATTGGAACCGTTACGCCGAGAATCCGATCACCATTGAGGAGTCGATGGGGAACGGCTTCGGCTGGACGCAGTACCCGGGACACGGCCCCGGCGAGGAGTTGCTGGGGCAGCCGACAAGGGTGCTCGAACTTGGTTGCGGAACCGGTGACTCGCTAGCGCATCTGACCCGCAAGGGTATCGAGGGTGTCGGAGTCGACCTCTCGTCGCGGCAGGTCGAGTACGCGAAGGAACGCTGGGGGCATCAGCCCGGTACACGATTCGTCTGTGCTGACGCGCTGGAGTTTCTGACCGACGCACCCGATGAGTTCGATGCCGTCTACTCGAACTGGGGCGCGCTCTGGTTCTCGGACCCTCGGGCGTGGGCTCCCGCCGTACGCGCCCGGCTTACTGACCGCGGCCTCCTCGTCTTCTCGTGCGCGCCGCCCGTCGAGGGTTGCTATGGCGCCCAGGGTATGTACGGCAATGGCTTCAGGGGCGAGGTCACCCCGGTCCTACGCTGGGCGTACCCGCCGGAGACGTGGCAGGAGATTCTGCACGAGGTGGGCTTCGCAGAGGTCTACGCGAAGATCTTCGAGGCTCCCGACCCGAGGAATCTCGGCACTCTGATCGTTCAGGCTCACGTCATGTGA
- a CDS encoding glycine-rich domain-containing protein produces the protein MTAPTMARDPRAYVSPEVWEREVALLTRDHHTWDVVMAERVLGQAIAYLVTAMQSGTRGLGCGELVDEGVHQLILDTKIYREFCEEHYGQFLDHIPFIERKADGSVMRTAEAVSAFGFEVDWPLWEKDASNCTPCQSKTQSGCH, from the coding sequence ATGACAGCACCGACAATGGCGCGTGATCCCCGCGCATACGTCTCACCCGAGGTGTGGGAACGGGAGGTCGCGCTCCTCACCCGTGACCACCACACATGGGACGTCGTGATGGCCGAGCGCGTCCTCGGGCAGGCCATCGCCTACCTCGTCACTGCCATGCAGTCAGGGACGCGAGGGCTCGGCTGCGGTGAGCTCGTCGACGAAGGCGTTCACCAACTGATCCTCGACACCAAGATCTACCGAGAGTTCTGTGAGGAGCACTACGGTCAGTTTCTCGACCACATCCCGTTCATCGAGCGCAAGGCCGACGGCTCGGTGATGCGCACTGCCGAGGCGGTCTCCGCATTTGGCTTCGAGGTCGACTGGCCGTTGTGGGAGAAGGACGCGAGCAACTGCACACCGTGTCAGTCCAAGACCCAGAGCGGCTGCCACTAG
- a CDS encoding XRE family transcriptional regulator encodes MSIDLATVQGWESGRRPLGNTKAVALLGLRRRLSALGAAPAVLGLLDPAMEADQVISAALDPPDSAGPHPLGLWVHNRDTAHLLACALTGTVPQALAARLSGYRRMPSASAALLRSGERTDFFEHLRETADAAHPGDALLRRQAFYLVSYDRGAETASWTAQALLLHRGHLARRGWSEHWAQARSTAAALARLGDPQPLLDFIDRSLIGDDTAETANLNYWAYWLGGIRLPQSNDLFMQDRGPIAWDPIALMRGLVDGLPQAPGYVDLYTHTLWALLTAHPWLPQASPVLATDLTTRIERLIDGCGITPRVRRELAAVHYLLRDHT; translated from the coding sequence TTGAGCATCGACTTGGCGACTGTGCAAGGTTGGGAGTCCGGACGCCGTCCACTGGGCAACACGAAAGCCGTCGCGCTTCTCGGTCTCCGCCGCCGCCTGAGCGCCCTGGGCGCGGCACCGGCCGTGCTCGGACTGCTCGATCCTGCTATGGAAGCCGACCAGGTCATCAGCGCAGCCCTGGATCCGCCGGACTCGGCCGGTCCGCATCCTCTCGGGCTATGGGTGCACAATCGGGACACCGCGCACCTGCTGGCCTGTGCCCTGACCGGCACGGTTCCACAGGCACTGGCGGCACGGCTTTCCGGATATCGGCGGATGCCCTCAGCGTCAGCCGCACTGTTGAGATCGGGCGAGCGCACAGACTTCTTTGAACACCTGCGTGAAACCGCGGACGCCGCTCATCCAGGTGACGCTCTACTGCGCCGTCAGGCCTTCTATCTGGTGTCCTACGACCGCGGCGCGGAGACCGCTTCCTGGACTGCCCAAGCGCTGCTCTTGCACCGGGGGCATCTGGCACGACGAGGTTGGTCGGAGCACTGGGCCCAGGCACGCTCCACGGCCGCGGCCCTTGCCCGGCTGGGAGACCCTCAACCTCTGCTCGACTTCATAGACCGGTCCCTGATCGGCGACGACACGGCCGAAACAGCGAATCTGAACTACTGGGCGTACTGGCTGGGTGGGATCAGGCTTCCTCAGTCCAACGATCTGTTCATGCAGGATCGTGGTCCGATCGCATGGGACCCGATCGCACTGATGCGCGGTCTCGTAGACGGCCTTCCCCAGGCTCCCGGATACGTCGACCTGTACACCCATACCCTCTGGGCACTCCTGACAGCCCATCCGTGGCTCCCCCAGGCATCGCCAGTTCTGGCCACAGATCTCACGACTCGCATCGAACGCCTGATCGATGGGTGCGGGATCACACCAAGAGTCCGGCGCGAACTGGCCGCCGTGCACTACCTTCTTCGAGATCACACTTGA
- a CDS encoding HD domain-containing protein, translating to MPDETSNTQGTAGFIFEMGVLKNAKRTGWWFTGNNNPESIAEHSFRVGIIGAVLAMMEGVDPAKVALMCLFHDTQETRIGDIPHIGRRYIEAAANEKVTADQISAAHPAVRAGVQEVVRAYEANDTPEAIVAKDADKLECLVQAVEYRSQGNTLVQDWIDSSLNGLKTESARALAEAALTMSPLEWRKTFLS from the coding sequence ATGCCGGACGAGACGTCGAACACGCAGGGCACAGCCGGGTTCATCTTCGAGATGGGCGTGCTGAAGAACGCGAAACGAACCGGATGGTGGTTCACCGGCAACAACAACCCCGAGTCGATCGCCGAGCACTCCTTCCGGGTCGGGATCATCGGGGCTGTGCTGGCGATGATGGAGGGCGTCGACCCGGCAAAGGTCGCTCTGATGTGCCTCTTCCACGACACCCAGGAGACCCGGATCGGCGACATCCCGCATATCGGCCGCCGCTATATCGAAGCGGCGGCGAACGAGAAGGTCACCGCGGACCAGATCTCCGCCGCGCACCCCGCGGTGCGGGCGGGGGTCCAAGAGGTGGTGCGTGCGTACGAGGCGAACGACACCCCGGAGGCGATCGTTGCCAAGGACGCGGACAAGCTGGAGTGCCTGGTCCAGGCGGTCGAGTACCGGTCCCAGGGCAACACGCTGGTCCAGGACTGGATCGACTCGTCGCTGAACGGCCTGAAGACCGAATCGGCCCGGGCTCTCGCCGAGGCGGCGCTGACGATGTCCCCGCTGGAGTGGCGGAAGACGTTCCTGAGCTGA
- a CDS encoding VOC family protein, giving the protein MPELFGINHLTLSTTDLDRLVTYYTELLGAGLAFERAATSSDPRIAAIDVGGDDHLMIVETATGPNTDLDPLSGAGWGLRVGTYAQLCEVRERVLGAGWPVGRIETLPTQWTMTARDPDGRPVDVRAHRPRPTVPPPTTVQRQP; this is encoded by the coding sequence ATGCCTGAACTCTTCGGAATCAACCATCTGACGCTGTCGACGACCGACCTCGACCGGCTCGTGACGTACTACACGGAGTTGCTGGGAGCAGGGCTCGCTTTCGAGCGGGCCGCAACCTCTTCCGACCCTCGGATCGCGGCCATCGATGTGGGCGGGGACGACCATCTGATGATCGTCGAAACCGCTACCGGCCCCAACACCGATCTCGACCCTCTGAGCGGGGCGGGGTGGGGGTTGCGCGTGGGAACGTACGCGCAACTGTGTGAGGTCCGCGAGAGAGTTCTGGGCGCCGGGTGGCCGGTCGGACGGATCGAGACACTGCCCACACAGTGGACGATGACGGCTCGCGATCCCGATGGACGACCCGTGGACGTTCGAGCCCATCGCCCCCGCCCCACCGTGCCGCCGCCCACCACTGTCCAACGGCAACCTTGA
- a CDS encoding HIT family protein: protein MTDDWRNDRIGSALRGENPTVLRRLAAGFAVIGDVQFLPGYSVLLVDDPGVQRLSELPRSKRLAFLDGMDRLGEAVERGCKRLDPAFRRVNLEILGNTDPFLHAHVWPRFEWEPAELVSKPVWLYPRERWSDERYALGRQHDALREAIGEELDKS from the coding sequence ATGACTGATGACTGGCGGAACGACCGGATCGGCAGCGCCCTTCGCGGGGAGAATCCCACGGTGCTCCGGAGGCTGGCGGCCGGGTTCGCGGTGATCGGGGATGTTCAGTTCCTGCCGGGGTACTCGGTGCTGCTGGTGGATGATCCCGGGGTGCAGCGGCTGTCAGAGCTTCCCCGGAGCAAGCGGCTGGCGTTCCTGGACGGCATGGACCGGCTCGGGGAGGCCGTCGAGCGCGGTTGCAAGCGGTTGGATCCCGCGTTTCGGCGGGTCAACCTGGAGATCCTCGGGAACACCGACCCGTTCCTGCATGCGCATGTGTGGCCGCGGTTCGAGTGGGAGCCGGCCGAGCTCGTGAGCAAGCCCGTATGGCTGTATCCGCGCGAGCGCTGGTCCGACGAGCGGTACGCGCTCGGCCGACAGCACGATGCCCTGCGTGAGGCGATCGGCGAGGAGCTGGACAAGTCCTAG